In Plasmodium vinckei vinckei genome assembly, chromosome: PVVCY_13, a single genomic region encodes these proteins:
- a CDS encoding RNA-binding protein, putative: MDSLYGDLPPPVSTKNNNVKNNDNNNSSSEVKSDNYIELNKYLITPSIIQKKIANIKNVNKELETGKTYENPTKNNNIDNNGENSDVKKKPSKKIEIININQSIQDDLKKISGMLKKMHHGTHDENALANKRNYQEKHSNRDLYGDIKSNKLYEGFKNNNLNRDFKNSGEHFTDELYDKYFIANANEDYDPSKPNDLNKIIKERKRKKIILLAAHKKKMEEEKENERHQMENNMFPFVQDDQKSINNINDRKIKIKPLIGDHTISQKLIGTNGLNDNKMDDQKNIYNNLYENNMSNTIENNDVTAQNSNENVNEQAPVKKDFATRMMEKMGWKKGEGLGKDKQGIKAPLILQKIDKRSGVIVQAPIILKKNELANEKNNDSYDDKTDAANSTNTTFTRIIQLTNLVTVDEVDDTLKEEIEEEASKFGNLLNINIVTDPNLSDALAVKIYCEYESSDQAKNAFTTFKERTFSGRKVKVSFVDEQEYLSQG, encoded by the coding sequence atggaTAGCTTATATGGCGATTTGCCTCCCCCAGTTTCTACCAAAAATAACAATGTAAAAaacaatgataataataattcttcCAGCGAAGTAAAAAgtgataattatattgaaCTAAATAAGTATTTAATAACCCCATctataattcaaaaaaaaatagcaaacataaaaaatgtgaataAAGAACTTGAAACAGGGAAAACATATGAGAATCCCAcaaagaataataatattgataataatgGTGAAAATAGtgatgtaaaaaaaaaaccttcaaaaaaaatagaaattataaatataaatcagTCTATTCAAGATGACCTAAAAAAGATTAGCGGCATgctgaaaaaaatgcatcATGGAACTCATGATGAAAATGCTTTAGCTAATAAAAGGAACTACCAAGAAAAACATTCCAATCGCGATTTGTATGGGGATATAAAGAGTAACAAATTGTATGAAGGtttcaaaaataacaatttaaataGAGACTTTAAAAATTCAGGTGAACATTTTACAGACGAGTTATACGATAAATACTTCATTGCAAATGCTAATGAAGATTATGACCCTAGCAAGCcaaatgatttaaataaaattataaaagaaagaaaaaggaaaaaaattattttgttagctgcacacaaaaaaaaaatggaagaagaaaaagaaaatgaaagacATCAAATGGAAAACAATATGTTCCCATTTGTGCAAGATGATCAAAAatcaataaataatataaatgatagaaaaataaaaattaaaccaTTAATAGGAGATCATACTATATCACAAAAACTGATAGGCACTAATGGACtgaatgataataaaatggatgatcaaaaaaatatttataataatttatatgaaaataatatgtcaAACAcaatagaaaataatgacgTAACTGCACAAAACTCAAACGAAAATGTTAATGAGCAAGCACCTGTGAAAAAGGATTTCGCTACAAGAATGATGGAAAAAATGGGTTGGAAAAAAGGAGAAGGTTTAGGAAAAGATAAACAAGGTATTAAAGCTCCATTAATTTTGCAAAAGATCGATAAAAGAAGTGGTGTCATAGTACAAGCCCCAATTATTTTGAAGAAAAATGAACTAGctaacgaaaaaaataatgattcaTATGATGATAAAACTGACGCAGCTAATTCTACTAATACCACATTTACTCGAATTATCCAACTAACTAATCTTGTCACTGTCGATGAAGTTGATGATACATTGAAAGAAGAAATCGAAGAAGAGGCATCAAAATTTggaaatttattaaatataaacattgTTACAGATCCAAATTTATCTGATGCTCTTGctgttaaaatatattgtgaATATGAATCGAGCGACCAAGCAAAAAATGCATTCACCACATTTAAAGAAAGAACATTTTCCGGCAGAAAAGTTAAAGTTTCTTTTGTGGATGAACAAGAATATTTATCACAgggataa
- a CDS encoding co-chaperone p23, putative produces MPLFPIVLWAQKKECIYLTIELQDAEDLKIDLKEDSLYFYGTKDKNEYEFNLNFLKPINVDESKYTTKRNIKFKIIKKEQERWKTINNDGKKHWIKCDWNSWVDTDEEDKTTEYDDMAMNSFGGMGGLPDMSQFGGMGGMGGLGGMGGMGGLGGMGGMGGLGGMGGMGDIDFSKLGNMGGDMGNLAGLGGMDQFKNMPNMNDDDSSSYGDESSDDDDDEDDDTNKSDADHSHACNDAKCNKDCGIHNDDAKVQEPVA; encoded by the exons atgcc aCTTTTCCCAATAGTTTTGTGggcacaaaaaaaagagtgCATATATCTTACCATAGAATTACAAGATGCAGAAGATCTGAAAATAGACTTAAAAGAAGatagtttatatttttatggaactaaagataaaaatgaatatgaatttaatctaaattttttaaagccAATAAATGTCGATGAATCAAAATATACTACAAAGAGAaacattaaatttaaaataataaaaaaagaacaagAAAGATGGAAAACTATAAATAACGATGGAAAAAAACACTGGATAAAATGTGACTGGAACTCTTGGGTTGATACTGATGAAGAAGATAAAACAACTGAATATGATGACATGGCTATGAATAGTTTTGGTGGTATGGGAGGTTTACCAGATATGAGCCAATTTGGCGGCATGGGAGGTATGGGAGGCTTAGGTGGCATGGGCGGCATGGGAGGCTTAGGCGGTATGGGTGGCATGGGAGGCCTAGGCGGTATGGGTGGTATGGGAGATATCGATTTTAGTAAATTAGGTAATATGGGAGGAGATATGGGTAATCTTGCAGGATTAGGAGGAATGGaccaatttaaaaatatgccaAATATGAATGATGACGATTCAAGTTCTTATGGTGATGAGTCAAGtgatgatgatgatgaCGAAGATGACgatacaaataaaagtgATGCAGATCATTCCCATGCATGTAATGATGCTAAATGTAATAAAGATTGTGGTATACACAATGATGATGCAAAAGTACAAGAACCAGTTgcttaa
- a CDS encoding tRNA intron endonuclease, putative yields the protein MTNRIEKREIVYNDLNKHFVVINDIKYGSDFALYKESVDHEHAFALVFVKDESLILTDKEKIIISRICESVKKRGIIAYVDDHTKTIKYEELIRNKK from the exons ATGACTAATAGAAttgaaaaaagagaaattGTATATAACGATTTAAATAAGCATTTTGTTGTAATAAATGacataaaatatggatCTGATTTTGCATTATATAAAG AAAGTGTGGACCACGAACATGCCTTTGCTCTAGTTTTTGTAAAAGACGAATCTTTGATTTTAACTGAtaaggaaaaaattatcatttcTAGAATATGTGAAAGTGTTAAGAAAAGg GGGATAATTGCATATGTAGATGATCACACCAAGACAATTAAATATGAGGAATTAATcaggaataaaaaataa
- a CDS encoding glucose-6-phosphate dehydrogenase-6-phosphogluconolactonase, putative has translation MEFETFLKCLNEVRSVNNVKYMETEDLADFNKKSAYYICKEIHEKQLTNEGGYVVIGLSGGKTPIDVYKNMCAIKDIKIDKSKLIFFIIDERYKPDDHKFSNYNNIKFLFDELNINKETQLYKPDTKKDLVSCIKDYNEQIKSMLEKYKKIDIAILGMGSDFHIASLFPNVYYNIYMNNYQNNYIYEDNETIRSLNPDNNVNLSLLNEHVYFTTTNNFDVRKRITVSLNVLSNSTNKIFLLNTADKLNLWKNMLLNFYVNPNYNLYPAFKIIDSNNTTVIACGHKNYSKMLEDLYVQKPDVLSPICNDRAENKNELLTVVIFGCSGDLAQKKIYPALFKLFCNNLLPKNILIIGFARTEQDFESFFNKICIYLKMSLNSYKNLSVFEKVERLNSFKSKCKYFIGNYLSSESFEKFNVYITEEERVALGCCGHKNNEKHKQVDGTSQSPNNPTNINATNNINNECESPTPTDSLKRCPFSSGHGNTSGTPVCPHSSYHAGKSSNNGCPYSSSHGNTSGTPVCPHSSYHAGKSSNNGCPYSSSHGNTSSTPVCPHSSYHAGKSSNNGCPYSSSHGNTSSTPVCPHSSHHAVKSSNNGCPYSSYHAVKSSNTKCPYLSSRDNTSGNSGCPYILYHANKYGNSSCPFISSHTNKYANSGCPYTITRMLYLALPPHIFVSTLENYKKHCLNKNRINKILLEKPFGKDLESFKMLSKQILEAFPEKNIYRIDHYLGKDMVSGLLKLKFTNTFLLSLMNRHFIKCIKITLKETKGVYGRGQYFDPYGIIRDVMQNHMLQLLTLITMEHPTDLNDKSIHNEKIKILKSIASIKLEDTVIGQYIKSNNDDTNNNNSNNSENPNIDKSKINHGYHDDPHVDPNSITPTFCACVLYINSVNWHGVPIILKTGKALNNDICEIKIQFHNIMGSSDESMYNNEFVIILQPVEGIYLKIMVKKMGSEEMEEVRLNLSLNENNNNNNNKPYVPEAYETLLSECYKGYKRKFISDEELYESWRIFTPLLNELQEKNIKPLSYPFGSSGPQEAYDLIKKYYNYGKNYETTAKFCRKSSYYDDSLFDNMRG, from the coding sequence ATGGAGTTCGagacatttttaaaatgccTAAATGAAGTAAGAAGTGTGAACAATGTGAAATATATGGAAACCGAAGATTTAGCAGactttaataaaaagtCAGCATATTACATTTGCAAAGAAATACATGAGAAGCAATTAACTAATGAAGGTGGGTATGTAGTTATAGGTTTATCAGGTGGGAAAACACCTATAgatgtttataaaaatatgtgtgcaataaaagatataaaaattgataaaagtaaattaattttttttataattgatGAAAGATATAAACCTGATGATCATAAATTTAGTaactataataatataaagtttttatttgatgaattaaatattaataaagaaaCCCAATTATATAAACCTGATACAAAAAAGGATCTTGTTAGTTGTATAAAAGATTATAatgaacaaattaaaagcatgctagaaaaatataaaaaaatagatattGCAATATTAGGTATGGGGAGTGATTTCCATATAGCTAGTTTATTTccaaatgtatattataatatatatatgaataattatcaaaataattatatatatgaagaCAATGAAACAATAAGGTCATTAAATCCCGACAATAATGTTAATTTAAGTTTACTAAATGAGcatgtatattttacaacaacaaataattttgatgtaagaaaaagaattaCAGTATCACTTAACGTATTGTCAAATTcgacaaataaaatatttttattaaatacagcagataaattaaatttatggaaaaatatgctcttaaatttttatgttaatCCTAACTATAATCTATATCCAGCATTTAAGATTATTGACTCTAACAATACAACAGTCATAGCATGTggtcataaaaattattcaaaaatgTTAGAAGATTTATATGTTCAAAAACCGGATGTACTTTCCCCGATCTGTAATGATCGTGCAgagaataaaaatgaattgcTAACAGTAGTTATATTTGGTTGTTCTGGCGATTTagcacaaaaaaaaatatatcccGCCttgtttaaattattttgtaacaATTTGTtaccaaaaaatatattaataatcgGTTTCGCAAGAACAGAACAAGATTTTGaatctttttttaacaaaatatgtatatatttaaaaatgtcaTTAAAcagttataaaaatttatcagTTTTTGAAAAAGTCGAACGCTtaaattcttttaaaagcaaatgtaaatattttattggaAACTATTTATCTTCGGAAAGTTTTGAAAAGtttaatgtatatataaccGAGGAAGAGAGGGTAGCATTGGGTTGTTGTGGTCATAAgaataatgaaaaacatAAACAAGTAGATGGCACTTCACAATCCCCTAATAATCCTACTAACATAAATGCTACcaacaatataaataacgAATGTGAGTCTCCAACGCCTACTGATTCTCTCAAAAGATGCCCATTCAGTTCAGGACATGGCAATACATCTGGTACCCCTGTATGCCCTCATAGTTCATACCATGCTGGTAAATCTAGTAACAATGGCTGCCCATACAGTTCAAGTCATGGCAATACATCTGGTACCCCTGTATGCCCTCATAGTTCATACCATGCTGGTAAATCTAGTAACAATGGTTGCCCATACAGTTCAAGTCATGGCAATACATCTTCTACCCCTGTATGCCCTCATAGTTCATACCATGCTGGTAAATCTAGTAACAATGGCTGCCCATACAGTTCAAGTCATGGAAATACATCTTCTACCCCTGTATGCCCTCATAGTTCACACCACGCTGTTAAGTCTAGTAACAATGGCTGCCCATACAGTTCATATCACGCTGTTAAGTCTAGTAATACTAAATGTCCATACCTTTCAAGCCGAGATAATACATCTGGTAATTCTGGATGCCCATACATTTTATACCATGCTAATAAATATGGTAATTCTAGTTGTCCATTCATTTCTAGCCatactaataaatatgcaaattCGGGATGCCCATATACTATCACTAGAATGCTTTACTTAGCCTTACCACCCCATATCTTTGTGAGCACattagaaaattataaaaaacattgcttaaataaaaatcgaATCAACAAGATACTACTTGAAAAGCCATTTGGAAAAGACTTGGaatcatttaaaatgttatCGAAACAAATATTAGAAGCATTTCctgaaaaaaacatatatagaATTGATCATTATTTAGGAAAAGATATGGTTTCAGGGTTATTAAAActaaaatttacaaatacatttttgCTATCTTTAATGAACAgacattttataaaatgtataaaaataactttaaaagaaacaaaAGGAGTATATGGCAGAGGGCAGTATTTCGATCCATATGGAATTATAAGAGATGTTATGCAAAATCATATGCTACAATTACTGACGTTAATAACTATGGAACATCCAACCgatttaaatgataaatctATAcacaatgaaaaaataaaaatattaaaatcgATAGCTTCAATAAAATTAGAAGATACTGTTATAGGgcaatatattaaatcaaataatgatgatacaaataataataattcaaataattctGAAAATCCCAATATAGATAAAtctaaaataaatcatgGTTATCACGATGACCCACATGTAGATCCAAATTCAATAACCCCTACATTTTGTGCatgtgttttatatattaattcaGTAAATTGGCATGGTGTCccaataatattaaaaacagGAAAGGCactaaataatgatatatgcgaaattaaaattcaatttcataatattatgGGTTCATCTGACGAAAGtatgtataataatgaatttgtaattattttacaacCTGTAGAAGGAATATATCTAAAAATTatggtaaaaaaaatgggttCTGAAGAAATGGAAGAAGTGCGATTAAATCTAAGccttaatgaaaataataataataataataataagcCATATGTTCCAGAAGCTTATGAAACTTTATTATCAGAATGCTATAAAggatataaaagaaaatttatcTCAGATGaagaattatatgaatCTTGGAGAATATTTACCCCTCTATTAAATGAGTTACAAGAAAAGAATATTAAGCCGCTATCTTACCCATTTGGATCATCAGGGCCCCAAGAAGCTTATGAcctcataaaaaaatattacaattaTGGAAAAAACTATGAAACAACTGCTAAATTTTGCAGAAAATCGTCTTACTATGATGATAGCTTGTTTGACAATATGAGgggataa
- a CDS encoding serine/threonine protein kinase KIN, putative, with protein MINIGNTIKKKHLPKKEKKHASENLLSKHKIENNVFCRNNKLQKDHLEIKNKNRNIDHQFQPVKTNKTHSINKNVISNKINNERLYMKKEDHETFHMNAKLRQKGTNNILIGSNATTTNFNNTPITSNAPKCASKKRICKHIPINKKLNPNKEKFEADANNPQSNFGNFPQFLREFEKIKRNSPIEHSNMHKNVGKGKKNEIYKTKKNCQSLQNNPNSEIFQNSRNHYIDGIFHKIEKLKRDNYPIMAPSNFKNKLISNHSLKYKYTKEWNEEENKNNNNVQRDEFEKDEENSSNKDTYSRYKKRKNIQSEKYDQKLTLSNIILKKKWINSDIIERIISENSQPDEQIKKNPNENIPKNNTPIIEVSQWKKIPDEISQSRDPLIDTSNFGEALHGPTKCAASSNPSYKLSDKYSETLSTRLEWDENKILKNEETMKNQNELDKVEEHDYAVRNTSTTPTYRQYKIIIVKSNNIEVGNYIIIKNIGKGTFGKVCLGMHTYAYEIVAIKILNKKKLLRIISYDKILREIKIHKKINHNHICRFYEVHENKNNIYMILEYLGNGDLLTYICKNSNINESIAKRILYQLISAIEYLHKINIVHRDLKPENILLDHNNNIKLIDFGLSTIYSKNSCLQTSCGSPFYTPPEILLGKKYNPELTDVWSLGIILFLLLNKKLPFNHNDINKLFQQIIKGLMQFEPYVSINAKNLIQNMLNVNCKNRYNINQIKNHIWFSNYNAKKYAHLNYNKACNLMDCNTCTYIHIIKASKYYNNFLINRVNKIYNLDKSMILNELKNEEQNCIKTTYYLLLNKMVKILSKTNYLYSHYIFIKKETDSEILISDDDSRSISLKDNNEFPNFIPFNNFDNLGTFDFLDLSKIKNHANQMKNQSNGISGDTEQINAHSLLLLQRNEKYSLFHINKTQTPTNCYHYKQPKCRLIKNQRKASLFSGKQVSSNYPKKCIINPNKVLKENIDKKINKR; from the coding sequence atgataaatattggcaatactattaaaaagaaacaTTTGCctaagaaagaaaaaaagcaTGCCTCTGAAAATTTGCTAagtaaacataaaatagaaaataatgttttttgTAGGAACAATAAACTTCAAAAAGACCATCTAGaaataaagaataaaaatagaaatataGACCACCAATTCCAGCCTGTAAAAACTAATAAAACACAtagtattaataaaaatgttataagtaataaaataaacaatgaAAGGTtgtatatgaaaaaagaagatCATGAAACTTTTCATATGAATGCTAAATTAAGACAAAAAggtacaaataatatattaataggTTCAAATGCTACTACAACAAATTTTAACAATACCCCTATTACTAGTAACGCCCCCAAATGTGCGtctaaaaaaagaatatgcAAGCACATtcctataaataaaaaactaaatcccaataaagaaaaatttgaaGCAGATGCAAATAATCCACAAAGCAATTTTGGTAACTTTCCCCAATTTTTAAGagaatttgaaaaaataaaaagaaattccCCAATTGAACATagtaatatgcataaaaacGTAGGAaaaggtaaaaaaaatgaaatatataagacCAAGAAAAATTGTCAAAGCTTACAAAATAATCCCAATAGtgaaatttttcaaaatagtagaaatcattatatagatggtatttttcataaaatcgaaaaattaaaaagggaTAACTATCCTATTATGGCACcatcaaattttaaaaataaattaatcaGCAATCattcattaaaatataaatataccaAGGAATGGAATGAGgaagaaaacaaaaataataataatgtacaACGGGATGAATTTGAAAAAGACGAAGAAAATAGTTCTAATAAAGATACCTATTcaagatataaaaagagaaaaaacattcaaagtgaaaaatatgatcAAAAGTTAACACTAAGcaatataatattgaaaaaaaaatggatcaATTCAGATATTATTGAAAGAATTATATCCGAAAATAGTCAACCTGATGAacagataaaaaaaaatccaaacgaaaatattccaaaaaataatacccCAATAATAGAAGTTTCacaatggaaaaaaattccTGATGAAATATCCCAATCAAGGGACCCTCTCATAGATACATCTAATTTTGGAGAAGCATTACATGGGCCAACAAAATGTGCCGCTTCTTCCAACCcttcatataaattatcaGACAAATATTCCGAGACACTTTCAACAAGATTAGAGTgggatgaaaataaaattttgaaaaatgagGAAACTATGAAAAACCAAAACGAATTAGACAAGGTTGAAGAACATGATTATGCAGTTAGAAATACTTCGACCACGCCTACGTATagacaatataaaataataatcgTAAAAAGCAATAACATAGAAGTAGGAAActacataataataaaaaatatagggAAAGGTACATTTGGAAAAGTGTGTCTAGGAATGcatacatatgcatatgaaATAGTtgcaataaaaatattaaataagaaaaaattattacgTATAATTAgttatgataaaatattaagggaaataaaaatccataaaaaaataaatcataatCATATATGCCGTTTTTATGAAGtacatgaaaataaaaataatatatatatgatattagAATATTTAGGAAATGGAGATTTGCtgacatatatatgtaaaaatagtaatataaatgaaagcATTGCGAAAAGGATATTATACCAATTAATAAGTGCCATagaatatttacataaaataaatatagtacATAGAGATTTAAAAccagaaaatatattactggatcataataataatattaaattaattgaTTTTGGTTTATCAACaatatatagtaaaaaCAGTTGTTTACAAACATCATGTGGGTCCCCTTTTTATACACCTCCAGAAATACTATTAGGAAAGAAATACAATCCTGAATTAACAGATGTTTGGTCTTTAGGTATAATCCTTTTTTTGTTActcaataaaaaattaccATTTAAtcataatgatataaacaAACTATTTcaacaaattataaaaggCTTAATGCAATTTGAACCGTATGTGTCCATAAACGCAAAAAATCTTATTCAAAATATGCTCAATgtaaattgtaaaaatagatataatataaatcagATCAAAAATCATATTTGGTTTTCTAACTATAATGCTAAAAAGTATGCCCACTTAAATTACAATAAAGCATGCAATTTAATGGATTGTAATACTtgcacatatatacatataattaaagccagtaaatattataacaattttttaattaatagagtaaataaaatatacaactTAGATAAATCTATGATATTAAacgaattaaaaaatgaagaacaAAATTGTATTAAAACAACATATTATCTTTTGTTGAACAAAATGGTTAAAATCTTATCAAAAACTAATTACTTATATTcgcattatatttttataaaaaaagaaacagATTCAGAAATCTTAATTTCTGATGATGATTCTCGATCTATTAGTCTAAAAGACAATAATGAGTTCCCTAATTTTATaccatttaataattttgataacTTAGGAACGTTCGATTTTTTGGATCtttcaaaaattaaaaatcatgctaatcaaatgaaaaatcaAAGCAATGGAATTAGTGGAGATACAGAACAAATTAATGCACATAGTTTATTACTATTGCaaagaaatgaaaaatatagtttatttcatataaataaaacacaaACACCAACAAATTGCTACCATTATAAACAACCTAAATGTagattaataaaaaatcaaagaAAAGCTTCGTTATTTTCTGGCAAACAAGTTAGTAGCAACTATcctaaaaaatgtattattaaCCCCAATAAAGTacttaaagaaaatattgataaaaaaattaacaaaagaTAG
- a CDS encoding aminopeptidase P, putative: MRINSLIYANLLFTAIHANFFNKGNKANYVSAYINSFHRHNNNDNKHNTEDNNKINATSIGKSQDQLNNYFSRRFYTIQNKNQYLREGKRNSQEDNLTNYNMESSNEQNNQMMDGDSYKERLQKLKKYMADHNIDVYIIINSDAHNSEIINDQDKKIYYLTNYAGSDGILILTKDSQIVYVNALYELQANKELDTKFFDLKISRITNPGEIFQTIADLEFSTIAFDGKNTSVSFYERLKNKLKFQYPDKKIQEKFINKDSINKIVKDKNINLYVLETPLVTVPNDNVNKKPVFIYDREFSGSCAAQKIQESSEFFYQNPDVDSLLLSELDEIAYLLNLRGYDYTYSPLFYSYVYLKYDRKEGRIDDIILFAKTENIKDNVMAHLNRIHVKLMDYDSIVSFLTKNVSTKNGNITKYNENNLLLSSIQENNSPRYDISLSPNINLMVYMLFNKEKVLLKKSPIVDMKAVKNYVEMDSIKEAHVLDGLALLQFFHWCEEKRKTKELFKETEISLRNKVDYFRSTKKNFIFPSFSTISAIGPNSAVIHYESTEETNAKITPSIFLLDSGGQYLYGTTDVTRTTHFGEPNADEKRLYTLVLKGHLSLRKVIFASYTNSMALDFLARQPLFNNFLDYNHGTGHGVGICLNVHEGGCSISPASGTPLKESMVLSNEPGYYWADHFGIRIENMQFVVKKKETDESTFLTFNDLTLYPYEKKLLDYSLLTPQEIADINEYHLTIRNTLLPRIKENPSEFDKGVEQYLMEITEPIHIK, translated from the coding sequence atgcgTATAAATTCACTTATATATGCTAATTTGTTGTTTACGGCTATCCATGCAAATTTCTTTAACAAAGGAAATAAGGCAAATTACGTTTCAGCTTATATAAACTCATTCCATCgccataataataatgataataagcATAATACCGAAGATaacaacaaaataaatgctACTAGCATAGGAAAATCTCAAGatcaattaaataattatttttctagGAGGTTTTATACTATTCAAAACAAAAATCAATATTTGAGGGAAGGAAAGAGAAATTCACAAGAAGATAATTTAACCAACTACAATATGGAATCTTCTAATGAACAAAACAACCAAATGATGGATGGGGATTCGTATAAAGAAAGActtcaaaaattaaaaaaatatatggctgatcataatattgatgtttatatcataataaatagTGATGCACACAATTCtgaaattataaatgatcaagacaaaaaaatttattatttaactaATTATGCTGGTTCTGATGggatattaatattaacaaaagaTAGCCAAATAGTATATGTAAATGCTTTATATGAATTACAAGCTAATAAAGAATTAGATACAAAATTCTTTGATCTTAAAATTAGTAGAATAACAAATCCAGGTGaaatttttcaaacaaTTGCTGATCTTGAATTTAGTACTATTGCTTTTgatggaaaaaatacaagtgtttctttttatgaaagattaaaaaataaattaaaatttcaaTACCCTGATAAGAAAATTCAAGaaaaattcataaataaagattctattaataaaattgttaaagataaaaatattaatttatatgtattagaAACACCATTAGTTACTGTACCAAATgataatgtaaataaaaagccagtatttatatatgacaGAGAATTTAGTGGATCTTGTGCTGCACAAAAAATTCAAGAATCTTctgaatttttttaccaAAACCCTGATGTAGATTCTTTGTTACTTTCTGAACTTGATGAAATAGCTTATTTGCTAAATTTAAGAGGTTATGATTACACATACTCtcctttattttattcatatgtATATCTTAAATATGATAGAAAAGAAGGAAGAATTGATGACATCATTTTATTCGCTAAAactgaaaatattaaagatAATGTAATGGCTCATTTAAATAGAATACATGTAAAGCTTATGGATTATGACTCCattgtttcatttttaacaaaaaatgtcTCAACCAAAAATGGAAACATCACAAagtataatgaaaataaccTTCTTCTAAGCAGCATACAAGAAAATAACAGTCCACGCTATGATATATCTCTAAGTCCAAATATCAACTTAATGGTATACATGCTTTTTAACAAAGAAAAAgttttattgaaaaaatcaCCAATTGTAGATATGAAAGCagttaaaaattatgtagaAATGGACAGTATTAAAGAAGCTCATGTTTTAGACGGTTTAGCtttattacaatttttcCACTGGTGTGAagagaaaagaaaaactaAAGAATTATTTAAGGAAACAGAAATATCTTTAAGAAACAAAGTTGACTATTTTAGATCAACCAAAAAGAATTTTATATTCCCATCTTTCTCAACTATATCAGCTATAGGTCCTAACTCTGCTGTTATTCATTATGAATCTACAGAAGAAACTAATGCTAAAATCACACcaagtatatttttactagATTCTGGAGgacaatatttatatggaaCAACAGACGTAACAAGAACAACCCATTTTGGTGAACCAAATGCTGACGAAAAAAGATTATATACCTTAGTTTTAAAAGGACATTTAAGTTTAAGAAAAGTTATCTTTGCTAGCTATACTAATTCAATGGCTTTAGATTTCTTAGCACGTCAaccattatttaataattttctagATTATAATCATGGAACTGGTCATGGTGTTGGTATATGCTTAAATGTACATGAAGGTGGATGTTCTATCTCCCCAGCTTCTGGAACACCATTAAAAGAAAGTATGGTACTTTCTAATGAACCAGGTTATTATTGGGCAGACCACTTTGGTATTAGAATTGAAAATATGCAATTTGTagtcaaaaaaaaagaaacagATGAAAGCACATTTTTAACTTTTAATGATTTAACTCTTTACCCATATGAAAAGAAATTATTAGACTATTCTTTATTAACCCCTCAAGAAATTGCAGATATTAACGAATACCACTTAACAATTAGAAATACTTTATTACCAAGAATCAAGGAAAATCCATCAGAATTTGATAAAGGAGTAGAACAATATTTGATGGAAATAACCGAACCAATTCACATTAAGTAG